From Ramlibacter tataouinensis, the proteins below share one genomic window:
- a CDS encoding RNA-binding S4 domain-containing protein yields the protein MDKLRIDKWLWAARFYKTRSLAVEEIGKGRVEVNGQQAKPAREVKVGDTVLLRQGAVQREVVVKGLSGMRGPAPVARQLYEETAASIEARERAAEQRRLAPEPALSIEQGRPTKRGRRELDDARRGWGDRWSASVDDTPKR from the coding sequence ATGGACAAGCTTCGAATTGACAAGTGGCTGTGGGCCGCGCGCTTCTACAAGACGAGGTCGCTGGCGGTCGAGGAGATCGGCAAGGGGCGGGTCGAAGTCAACGGCCAGCAGGCCAAGCCGGCGCGCGAGGTGAAGGTCGGCGACACCGTTCTGCTCCGGCAGGGCGCGGTGCAGCGCGAGGTGGTGGTCAAGGGCCTGTCCGGCATGCGCGGCCCGGCGCCCGTGGCCCGGCAGTTGTACGAGGAGACCGCCGCCAGCATCGAGGCCCGCGAGCGCGCGGCCGAGCAGCGCCGCCTGGCGCCCGAACCTGCGCTGTCGATCGAGCAAGGCCGCCCCACCAAGCGCGGCCGGCGCGAGCTCGACGATGCCCGGCGCGGCTGGGGTGACCGCTGGAGCGCTTCGGTGGACGACACGCCGAAGCGCTGA
- a CDS encoding TAXI family TRAP transporter solute-binding subunit → MNVKHLLGAVVAALALTSGAQAQQFFRIGTGGTAGTYYPVGGMIANAVSQPGKIIATAQASNGSLANVNAIAGGSMEAGLSQSDVATWAYTGTGAFEGKPKVADLRMIANLYPESIHLVVKKGSGIKSVADLKGKRVALDEPGSGTLINARMVLAAYGVKESDIKPDYIKPNQAGDKLKDGSLDAFFFVGGAPAGAIAELASSGVGIELVPLSGAPSESLRKQNPYFAVDTIAANTYKDVAAVQTLAVGAQLVTSAKVPVETVYEITKAMYNEQTQKTLAAGHAKGKFITKENAVQGVGIPFHPGAEKFYKEAGLLK, encoded by the coding sequence ATGAATGTCAAACACCTGCTGGGCGCCGTCGTGGCGGCGCTGGCCCTCACCAGCGGCGCGCAGGCGCAGCAATTCTTCCGCATCGGCACCGGCGGCACGGCCGGCACCTACTACCCGGTCGGCGGCATGATCGCCAATGCGGTGTCCCAGCCCGGCAAGATCATCGCGACGGCGCAGGCCAGCAACGGCTCGCTGGCCAACGTGAACGCGATCGCGGGCGGCTCCATGGAAGCGGGCCTTTCGCAGTCCGATGTCGCCACCTGGGCCTACACCGGGACCGGCGCCTTCGAGGGCAAGCCGAAAGTCGCGGACCTGCGCATGATCGCCAACCTGTACCCCGAGAGCATCCACCTGGTGGTGAAGAAGGGTTCGGGCATCAAGTCGGTGGCCGACCTCAAGGGCAAGCGGGTCGCCTTGGACGAGCCGGGTTCCGGCACGCTGATCAACGCCCGCATGGTGCTGGCCGCCTATGGCGTCAAGGAATCGGACATCAAGCCCGACTACATCAAGCCCAACCAGGCCGGCGACAAGCTCAAGGACGGTTCGCTCGACGCCTTCTTCTTCGTCGGCGGGGCGCCCGCCGGCGCGATTGCGGAACTGGCGTCCAGCGGCGTGGGCATCGAACTGGTGCCGCTGAGCGGTGCCCCGTCGGAGTCGCTGCGCAAGCAGAACCCCTATTTCGCCGTCGACACCATCGCCGCCAACACCTACAAGGACGTGGCCGCGGTGCAGACGCTGGCTGTCGGAGCCCAGCTGGTGACCAGCGCCAAGGTCCCTGTCGAGACGGTCTACGAGATCACCAAGGCCATGTACAACGAGCAGACGCAAAAGACGCTGGCCGCCGGCCACGCCAAGGGCAAGTTCATCACCAAGGAGAACGCGGTCCAGGGCGTGGGCATCCCCTTCCATCCCGGCGCGGAGAAGTTCTACAAGGAAGCGGGCCTGCTGAAGTAA
- a CDS encoding TRAP transporter permease, whose protein sequence is MTTDTALDERKLQELEEKFDPEMRFRTTVPPATWLVMALLIALSMFHYYTAGFGLLRETTHRGVHLAFVLGLIFLVFPRSKRGYESTHLASSWHAPGGVPLTDWLLAIGCALSVLYIPYVFDDLAFRVGNPGTLDVVMGSVLFFTLLEATRRSMGWPLPLIAIGFTAYALAGPYFPGLLKHAGATWSQMINHQYLTSQGIYGVAVGVVATYVFHFVLFGVMATRIGLGQLFLDIAASVAGRYAGGPAKVSVFGSAMFGMLSGSSVANAVTVGSLTIPAMIRVGYRREFAGAVEAASSTGGQITPPVLGAAAFLMVEFLNVSYQTIIAAAVVPAFMHFFGVFMQVHFEAKRYGLRGLTDEEMPKLRESLKQRWPTLIPLFLLIGILVSGRTPYLAAFTGISSCAIVGLTTRVSGNRPANWVLCGALHALLAVIAFAELGVNTDEIKLALFAAGIALAIAGWKLAGITGRIAHGVMVEAFETGAKYALAVGAAAATVGIVIGVVTLTGVGFKISFIITGWAQVIAGGLTSVIPAFVADMKALTLFAALVMTGVVCILMGCGIPTTANYIIMVTVAAPTLVQLGVQPLVAHFFVFYYGVLADITPPVALAAYAAAGMAGSDPFKTGNMAFRLGLAKVLVPFVFVFSPSLLLVAKGFTWYDFSITFVGCVLGIVVLAAALSRFMLVEMKRWEQLVCLAAALLLIAPGLVVTLVGAAMVVPVLLRQLAAHRKASAPAAAGLDVGYR, encoded by the coding sequence ATGACGACGGACACCGCGCTGGACGAGCGCAAGCTGCAGGAGCTGGAGGAGAAGTTCGATCCGGAGATGCGCTTCCGGACCACGGTGCCGCCGGCCACCTGGCTCGTGATGGCGCTGCTGATCGCGCTGTCGATGTTCCACTACTACACGGCCGGCTTCGGCCTGCTGCGCGAGACCACGCACCGCGGCGTGCACCTGGCCTTCGTGCTGGGCCTGATCTTCCTGGTGTTTCCGCGCAGCAAGCGCGGCTACGAGTCGACCCACCTGGCGTCGAGCTGGCACGCCCCCGGCGGCGTGCCGCTCACCGACTGGCTGCTGGCCATCGGCTGCGCGCTGAGCGTGCTCTACATCCCCTACGTGTTCGACGACCTGGCCTTCCGCGTCGGCAACCCCGGCACGCTGGATGTGGTCATGGGCTCCGTCCTGTTTTTCACGCTGCTGGAGGCGACGCGGCGCTCCATGGGCTGGCCGCTGCCGCTGATCGCCATCGGCTTCACGGCGTATGCGCTCGCGGGACCGTACTTCCCCGGCCTGCTGAAGCACGCCGGCGCCACCTGGAGCCAGATGATCAACCACCAGTACCTCACCAGCCAGGGCATCTACGGCGTGGCGGTGGGCGTGGTGGCGACCTACGTCTTCCACTTCGTGCTGTTCGGCGTGATGGCCACGCGCATCGGGCTGGGACAGTTGTTCCTGGACATCGCCGCCAGCGTGGCGGGACGCTACGCCGGCGGCCCGGCCAAGGTGAGCGTGTTCGGCTCCGCGATGTTCGGCATGCTGTCCGGCTCGTCGGTCGCCAACGCGGTGACGGTGGGCTCGCTCACCATCCCGGCCATGATCCGGGTCGGCTACCGGCGCGAATTCGCCGGCGCGGTGGAAGCCGCCTCCTCCACCGGCGGGCAGATTACGCCGCCGGTGCTCGGCGCGGCGGCCTTCCTGATGGTGGAGTTCCTGAACGTCTCCTACCAGACCATCATCGCCGCAGCCGTGGTGCCGGCCTTCATGCATTTCTTCGGGGTGTTCATGCAGGTGCACTTCGAGGCCAAGCGATACGGCCTGCGCGGCCTGACCGACGAAGAAATGCCGAAGCTGCGCGAGTCGCTGAAGCAGCGCTGGCCGACCCTGATTCCCCTGTTCCTGCTGATCGGCATCCTGGTCTCCGGCCGCACGCCCTACCTGGCGGCCTTCACCGGCATCAGCTCCTGCGCCATCGTCGGCCTGACCACGCGCGTGAGCGGCAACCGGCCGGCCAACTGGGTGCTGTGCGGGGCGCTGCACGCGCTGCTGGCGGTGATCGCCTTCGCCGAACTGGGCGTCAACACCGACGAGATCAAGCTGGCCCTGTTCGCCGCGGGCATCGCGCTGGCGATCGCCGGCTGGAAGCTTGCGGGCATCACGGGCCGCATCGCCCACGGCGTCATGGTGGAAGCCTTCGAAACCGGCGCCAAGTACGCGCTCGCCGTGGGCGCGGCCGCCGCCACCGTCGGCATCGTGATCGGCGTGGTCACGCTGACCGGCGTGGGGTTCAAGATCAGCTTCATCATCACCGGCTGGGCCCAGGTGATCGCGGGCGGCCTGACCAGCGTCATCCCGGCCTTCGTGGCGGACATGAAGGCGCTGACGCTGTTCGCCGCCCTGGTCATGACCGGCGTGGTCTGCATCCTCATGGGCTGCGGCATCCCGACCACCGCCAACTACATCATCATGGTGACGGTGGCGGCGCCCACGCTGGTGCAGCTGGGCGTGCAGCCGCTGGTGGCGCACTTCTTCGTTTTCTACTACGGGGTGCTCGCGGACATCACGCCGCCGGTGGCGCTCGCCGCCTATGCGGCCGCCGGCATGGCCGGCAGCGACCCGTTCAAGACCGGCAACATGGCTTTCCGTCTGGGGCTGGCGAAGGTGCTGGTGCCCTTCGTGTTCGTGTTCTCGCCCTCGCTGCTGCTGGTGGCCAAGGGCTTCACCTGGTACGACTTCTCGATCACCTTCGTCGGCTGCGTACTGGGCATCGTGGTGCTGGCCGCTGCGCTCAGCCGCTTCATGCTGGTCGAGATGAAACGCTGGGAACAGCTGGTCTGCCTGGCGGCCGCGCTGCTGCTGATCGCACCGGGCCTGGTCGTCACGCTGGTGGGCGCGGCGATGGTGGTGCCGGTGCTGCTGCGGCAGCTGGCCGCGCACAGGAAGGCGTCGGCGCCGGCCGCGGCCGGGCTGGACGTGGGATACCGCTGA
- a CDS encoding FAD:protein FMN transferase, producing the protein MRDPARRRLLAAGACLAAWPLLAGAAPTRTRLRESRAFMGTRVDLTVQGEDAASLAPAMQAAFGRMEALAALMSHYELTSRVSAIGLASGLQPVAVEPELMAVLRMAQGVSGRTHGAFDATVGSLGLWHFDGPDPGMPEPAQITRRLPSVDWRNLRLDERSQTAYLTQRGMRLDLGGIAKLYILQAGLDALKSHGVRSALVNGGGDVLALSAPGDAPWRVGIRDPRQPQRLLGALDIGSGIVASSGDYERFFTRAGRRWHHVLDPRTGQPTQGVRGVTLVADTLEGVNGLGAAAMVLGAGEGRELLRRTAGTEAMVAGADGNIWLSERLRERLRPV; encoded by the coding sequence ATGAGGGATCCCGCCCGGCGCCGGCTGCTTGCCGCGGGCGCCTGCCTGGCCGCCTGGCCCCTGCTGGCGGGCGCCGCGCCCACACGCACGCGCCTGCGCGAATCGCGCGCCTTCATGGGCACGCGGGTCGACCTGACCGTGCAGGGCGAGGATGCGGCATCGCTGGCCCCCGCCATGCAGGCCGCCTTCGGCCGGATGGAAGCGCTCGCGGCCCTCATGAGCCACTACGAGCTGACCAGCCGCGTGTCGGCGATCGGATTGGCTTCCGGACTGCAGCCGGTGGCGGTCGAACCCGAGCTGATGGCAGTTCTGCGCATGGCGCAGGGCGTCTCGGGCAGGACGCACGGGGCCTTCGATGCCACCGTGGGTTCGCTGGGCCTCTGGCACTTCGATGGACCCGACCCGGGCATGCCCGAGCCCGCGCAGATCACGCGCCGGCTGCCCAGCGTCGATTGGCGCAACCTGCGGCTCGACGAACGCAGCCAGACCGCCTACCTCACGCAGCGCGGCATGCGCCTGGACCTGGGCGGCATCGCCAAGCTGTACATCCTGCAGGCCGGCCTGGACGCACTGAAGTCGCACGGCGTGCGCAGCGCGCTCGTCAACGGCGGGGGCGATGTGCTGGCGCTGTCGGCGCCGGGCGATGCGCCGTGGCGCGTGGGCATCCGCGATCCGCGCCAGCCGCAGCGCCTGCTGGGCGCGCTCGACATCGGCAGCGGCATCGTCGCGTCCTCCGGCGACTACGAACGCTTCTTCACCCGGGCCGGACGGCGCTGGCACCACGTGCTGGATCCCCGCACCGGTCAGCCGACGCAAGGCGTGCGCGGCGTCACGCTGGTGGCGGACACGCTGGAGGGTGTCAACGGCCTCGGCGCAGCCGCCATGGTGCTGGGCGCCGGCGAGGGCCGCGAACTGCTGCGGCGCACCGCCGGCACCGAGGCCATGGTCGCCGGGGCCGACGGCAACATCTGGCTGAGCGAGCGGCTGCGCGAGCGCTTGCGGCCGGTGTAG
- a CDS encoding c-type cytochrome, whose amino-acid sequence MKFTALAVVIAAAALAGCGKQEAAAPAAPAAAPAAATAPAAAPAPAAATAAADNAAGKSVYGKTCAMCHAAGVAGAPKPGDKAEWAPRIAQGMDTLYKHAIEGFTGQKGSMPPRGGSSTSDDDMKAAVNFMVDQSR is encoded by the coding sequence ATGAAATTCACCGCACTCGCAGTCGTCATCGCCGCTGCTGCCCTGGCAGGCTGTGGCAAGCAGGAGGCCGCCGCGCCCGCGGCGCCCGCAGCAGCTCCGGCAGCTGCCACGGCGCCTGCCGCGGCACCGGCGCCCGCCGCGGCCACGGCTGCCGCCGACAACGCTGCCGGGAAGTCCGTCTACGGCAAGACCTGTGCGATGTGCCACGCGGCCGGCGTCGCCGGCGCGCCCAAGCCCGGCGACAAGGCCGAGTGGGCGCCTCGCATCGCCCAGGGCATGGACACCTTGTACAAGCACGCGATCGAGGGCTTCACCGGCCAGAAGGGCTCGATGCCTCCACGCGGCGGCTCCAGCACCTCGGACGATGACATGAAGGCCGCGGTCAACTTCATGGTCGACCAGTCGCGTTGA
- the nosZ gene encoding TAT-dependent nitrous-oxide reductase, with amino-acid sequence MTRAKDTLQQELTPARRRFLGTAAAAGLAGVGLAACSDKPANAPAAKASAPALGNPGEHGNAAHLKPGELDSYYGLWSGGHTGDMRVLGLPSGREITRIPVFVPDALVGWGITNESKKIMGTKADGSLKYTVADTHHVHASYKDGNYDGRYAWINDKINSRIGRIRLDHFVCDKITELPNVQGFHGIFPDKRDPVDPKINYTTRVFCGAEFSIPLPNAATDDGTKYRSMFTCVDAETMEVRWQVLIDGNCDLTATSYDGKLAATNQYNVEMGVKYEDMMSAERDACLFFNIARIEEAVKAGKFKTVGTSKVPVVDGTREANKDPKTALTAYVSVPKNPHGVNASPDGKYFICAGKLSPTGTVIELAKVLDYFDGKLAKPDEAIVAEVELGLGPLHTAFDGRGNAYTTLFLDSQVVKWNVEAAIKFHKGDKNAKYVVDRIDVQYQPGHLNASQSETAAADGKYLAVGCKFSKDRFLPVGPLHPENEQLIDISGDKMVLMADHPVRGEPHDFIIFKRELLKPKQVYSLDDSPIAVKDAKESGVTRNGKKVTVKMTSLAPAFSMREFKVKKGDEVTLILTNLDKVEDLTHGFAIPNYNVNFIVNPQETKSVTFVADKPGVFWCYCTHFCHALHLEMRSRMIVEA; translated from the coding sequence ATGACCCGAGCGAAAGATACTTTGCAACAAGAGCTCACCCCCGCGCGCCGCCGCTTCCTCGGCACCGCCGCAGCTGCCGGCCTGGCCGGCGTCGGCCTCGCCGCCTGCTCCGACAAGCCCGCCAACGCGCCGGCCGCCAAGGCCTCGGCGCCGGCCCTGGGCAACCCGGGCGAGCATGGCAATGCCGCGCACCTCAAGCCGGGCGAGCTCGACAGCTACTACGGCCTCTGGAGCGGCGGCCACACCGGCGACATGCGCGTGCTGGGCCTGCCTTCGGGGCGCGAGATCACCCGCATCCCGGTGTTCGTGCCGGACGCGCTGGTCGGCTGGGGCATCACCAACGAGTCCAAGAAGATCATGGGCACCAAGGCCGACGGCAGCCTGAAGTACACGGTGGCCGACACCCACCACGTGCATGCCTCCTACAAGGACGGCAACTACGACGGCCGCTACGCCTGGATCAACGACAAGATCAACAGCCGCATCGGCCGCATCCGCCTGGACCACTTCGTCTGCGACAAGATCACCGAGTTGCCCAACGTGCAGGGCTTCCACGGCATCTTCCCCGACAAGCGCGACCCGGTGGACCCGAAGATCAACTACACGACGCGTGTGTTCTGCGGCGCCGAGTTCTCGATTCCGCTGCCCAACGCGGCCACCGACGACGGCACCAAGTACCGCTCGATGTTCACCTGCGTGGACGCCGAGACGATGGAAGTGCGCTGGCAGGTGCTGATCGACGGCAACTGCGACCTCACGGCCACGTCCTATGACGGCAAGCTGGCCGCGACCAACCAGTACAACGTCGAGATGGGCGTCAAGTACGAGGACATGATGTCCGCCGAGCGCGACGCCTGCCTGTTCTTCAACATCGCGCGCATCGAGGAAGCCGTCAAGGCCGGCAAGTTCAAGACCGTCGGCACCTCCAAGGTGCCTGTGGTCGACGGAACCCGCGAAGCGAACAAGGACCCGAAGACGGCGCTCACTGCTTACGTGTCGGTGCCGAAGAACCCGCACGGCGTCAACGCCAGCCCCGACGGCAAGTACTTCATCTGCGCCGGCAAGCTGTCGCCCACCGGCACGGTCATCGAGCTGGCCAAGGTGCTGGATTACTTCGACGGCAAGCTGGCCAAGCCCGACGAGGCGATCGTCGCCGAGGTGGAACTGGGCCTGGGCCCGCTGCACACCGCCTTCGACGGCCGTGGCAATGCCTACACCACGCTGTTCCTGGACAGCCAGGTGGTGAAGTGGAACGTCGAAGCGGCCATCAAGTTCCACAAGGGCGACAAGAACGCCAAATACGTGGTGGACCGCATCGACGTGCAGTACCAGCCGGGTCACCTGAACGCCAGCCAGTCCGAGACCGCTGCCGCCGACGGCAAGTACCTCGCGGTGGGCTGCAAGTTCTCGAAGGACCGTTTCCTGCCCGTCGGCCCGCTGCACCCCGAGAACGAACAGCTGATCGACATCTCGGGCGACAAGATGGTGCTGATGGCCGACCACCCGGTGCGCGGCGAGCCGCACGACTTCATCATCTTCAAGCGCGAGCTGCTCAAGCCGAAGCAGGTCTACAGCCTGGACGACTCGCCGATCGCGGTGAAGGACGCCAAGGAAAGCGGCGTGACCCGCAACGGCAAGAAGGTCACCGTGAAGATGACCTCGCTGGCGCCGGCATTCAGCATGCGCGAGTTCAAGGTGAAGAAGGGTGACGAGGTCACGCTGATCCTGACCAACCTGGACAAGGTGGAGGACCTGACGCACGGCTTCGCCATCCCCAACTACAACGTCAACTTCATCGTCAACCCGCAGGAGACGAAGTCGGTGACCTTCGTGGCCGACAAGCCCGGCGTGTTCTGGTGCTACTGCACGCACTTCTGCCACGCACTGCACCTGGAAATGCGCAGCCGCATGATCGTCGAGGCCTGA
- a CDS encoding nitrous oxide reductase family maturation protein NosD, with protein sequence MKRLLAVMALALGCSAQAATWTVRPGEAIQPVLDRAAAGDVVEVHSGKFPGNLVIARPVTLRGIGKPTISGGMQGDTIRVKSADVTIEGLIVRDSGDSLLDQNAGIYITPGSHRAVIRRNDLVYNLFGLWIEKANDVRVEDNLIVGKREYSSSQRGNGIQLYNTTGARIERNHISFVRDALYVDVSHDAIFRGNRLHHSRYGTHYMNSYRNLWEDNDSYLNRGGLALMEVRDQVVRNNRAWGNSDHGIMLRTLQDSRIENNVVAGNARGFFIYDVEYASLTGNLIVDNRVGVHLSAGSTRNQVDGNDFIGNREQVRYVGSKDETWGGPQGNYWSNYLGWDRDGNGRGDVRYEANDLVDRLVWRHPAARLLLASPAVQALRLVSQQFPVLRVPSVVEPGPRMTPAHKTWSDWNERQHALPH encoded by the coding sequence ATGAAGCGCCTGCTCGCCGTCATGGCACTCGCCCTCGGTTGTTCCGCTCAGGCCGCGACCTGGACGGTGCGCCCCGGCGAGGCCATCCAGCCGGTGCTGGATCGCGCGGCGGCGGGCGATGTGGTCGAAGTGCATTCCGGCAAGTTCCCTGGCAACCTGGTGATCGCCAGGCCGGTGACGCTGCGCGGCATCGGCAAGCCCACGATCAGCGGCGGCATGCAGGGCGACACCATCCGGGTGAAGTCGGCGGACGTGACGATCGAAGGCCTGATCGTGCGCGACTCCGGCGACAGCCTGCTGGACCAGAACGCGGGCATCTACATCACGCCCGGCTCGCACCGGGCGGTCATCCGCCGCAACGACCTGGTCTACAACCTATTCGGCCTGTGGATCGAGAAGGCCAACGACGTGCGCGTAGAGGACAACCTCATCGTCGGCAAGCGCGAATACAGCTCCTCGCAGCGCGGCAACGGCATCCAGCTCTACAACACGACCGGGGCGCGCATCGAACGCAACCATATCAGCTTCGTGCGCGATGCCCTCTACGTGGACGTGTCGCACGACGCGATCTTCCGCGGCAACCGCCTGCACCACAGCCGCTACGGCACGCACTACATGAACTCCTACCGGAACCTCTGGGAGGACAACGACAGCTACCTGAATCGCGGCGGCCTGGCCCTGATGGAAGTGCGTGACCAGGTGGTGCGCAACAACCGCGCCTGGGGCAACAGCGACCACGGCATCATGCTGCGCACCCTGCAGGACTCACGCATCGAGAACAACGTGGTGGCGGGCAACGCGCGCGGCTTCTTCATCTACGACGTCGAGTACGCCAGCCTCACCGGCAACCTGATCGTCGACAACCGGGTGGGCGTGCACCTGTCGGCCGGCTCGACCCGCAACCAGGTCGACGGCAACGACTTCATCGGCAACCGCGAGCAGGTGCGCTACGTGGGCTCGAAGGACGAGACCTGGGGCGGCCCCCAAGGCAACTACTGGAGCAACTACCTCGGCTGGGACCGCGACGGCAACGGCCGCGGCGACGTCCGCTACGAAGCCAACGACCTGGTGGACCGGCTGGTCTGGCGCCACCCGGCGGCGCGCCTGCTGCTGGCCAGCCCCGCGGTGCAGGCGCTGCGCCTGGTGAGCCAGCAGTTCCCGGTGCTGCGCGTCCCCAGCGTGGTCGAGCCCGGCCCGCGGATGACGCCTGCGCACAAGACATGGAGCGACTGGAATGAAAGACAGCATGCCCTCCCCCACTGA
- a CDS encoding ABC transporter ATP-binding protein — protein sequence MPSPTEAAAISVRGAVKHYGAVRAVDGVDLEIGSGEVFGLIGHNGAGKSTLFKMMLGLVRATAGDIRIHGAPVRGSGFRAVRRAIGYLPENVVLYDNLTGLETLRYFARLKGAPLAHCPAVLERVGLTHAAGRAVREYSKGMRQRLGFAQALLGRPQVLFLDEPTTGLDPEAIRNFYATLRELRADGVTMIVTSHILAELQERVDRLAILSGGRVQALGSVQGLREQMALPLRMELATTEAGAAAVRAALDTLPVSGHRWQGALFDGQFPREAKMAVLAALAGLGSAIQDFRIHEPSLEDVFFGFGH from the coding sequence ATGCCCTCCCCCACTGAGGCGGCCGCGATCAGCGTGCGCGGTGCCGTCAAGCACTATGGCGCGGTGCGCGCCGTCGACGGCGTGGACCTCGAGATCGGCAGCGGCGAAGTGTTCGGGCTGATTGGCCACAACGGCGCCGGCAAGAGCACCCTGTTCAAGATGATGCTGGGTCTGGTGCGGGCGACCGCCGGCGACATCCGCATCCACGGCGCGCCGGTGCGCGGCAGCGGCTTCCGCGCGGTGCGTCGCGCGATCGGCTACCTGCCGGAGAACGTCGTGCTGTACGACAACCTGACCGGCCTCGAAACCCTGCGCTACTTCGCGCGCCTGAAGGGCGCCCCGCTGGCTCACTGCCCCGCCGTGCTCGAACGCGTGGGCCTGACCCATGCCGCCGGGCGCGCCGTGCGCGAATACAGCAAGGGCATGCGCCAGCGCCTCGGCTTCGCGCAGGCACTGCTCGGCCGGCCCCAGGTGCTGTTCCTCGACGAACCCACCACCGGCCTGGACCCCGAGGCGATCCGCAACTTCTACGCAACCCTGCGCGAGCTGCGCGCCGACGGCGTGACCATGATCGTCACCTCGCACATCCTGGCCGAGCTGCAGGAGCGCGTGGACCGGTTGGCCATCCTGAGCGGCGGCCGGGTGCAGGCGCTGGGCAGCGTGCAAGGGCTGCGCGAGCAGATGGCCTTGCCCCTGCGCATGGAGCTGGCCACCACTGAGGCCGGCGCCGCCGCCGTGCGCGCCGCGCTGGACACGCTGCCGGTCAGCGGCCACCGCTGGCAGGGCGCCCTGTTCGACGGGCAGTTCCCGCGCGAGGCCAAGATGGCCGTGCTGGCCGCCCTCGCCGGCCTGGGCAGCGCGATCCAGGACTTCCGCATCCACGAGCCTTCGCTCGAGGACGTCTTCTTCGGCTTCGGACACTGA
- a CDS encoding ABC transporter permease — translation MEFRQILFVALKELRDRLRNRWVLAVSLVFTVFALVIAYFGGAQQGVVGLRSIEFTITSLVSLAIYLIPLIALLLGFDAVVGERERGSLDLLLALPITRLELLLGKYLGLAAALTLSTLLGFGLVAVLLTSRTGAAGLEPLAGFMFSSVLLGLSFLSLAVMLSVLASDRTRASGLAIALWFLFVLVFDLVLLGLLVGLGGEAGSEWFPYLLLLNPADVFRILNVFSLEEVRNLYGLTSIVPAALAKPWLLALVMLGWIAAPLAVAQWRFR, via the coding sequence ATGGAATTCCGCCAGATCCTCTTCGTCGCCCTGAAGGAACTGCGCGACCGCCTGCGCAACCGCTGGGTGCTCGCCGTCTCGCTGGTGTTCACCGTGTTCGCGCTGGTCATCGCCTATTTCGGCGGGGCGCAGCAAGGCGTGGTGGGCCTGCGTTCGATCGAATTCACCATCACCAGCCTGGTCAGCCTGGCCATCTACCTGATCCCGCTGATCGCCCTGCTGCTCGGCTTCGACGCCGTCGTCGGCGAACGCGAGCGCGGCTCGCTGGACCTGCTGCTGGCCCTGCCGATCACCCGCCTTGAACTGCTGCTGGGCAAGTACCTGGGCCTGGCCGCAGCGCTGACGCTGTCCACGCTCCTGGGCTTCGGGCTCGTGGCCGTCCTGCTGACATCCCGGACTGGCGCCGCCGGGCTGGAGCCACTGGCCGGCTTCATGTTCAGCTCGGTGCTGCTCGGTCTTTCCTTCCTGAGCCTGGCGGTGATGCTGTCGGTGCTGGCCAGCGACCGCACCCGCGCGTCCGGCCTGGCGATCGCGCTGTGGTTCCTGTTCGTGCTGGTGTTCGACCTGGTGCTGCTCGGCCTGCTGGTGGGGCTGGGCGGCGAAGCCGGCAGCGAATGGTTCCCCTACCTGCTGCTGCTCAATCCCGCGGACGTGTTCCGCATCCTGAACGTCTTTTCGCTCGAGGAGGTGCGCAACCTCTACGGCCTTACCAGCATCGTGCCCGCCGCGCTCGCCAAGCCCTGGCTGCTGGCGCTGGTGATGCTGGGGTGGATCGCCGCGCCCCTTGCCGTCGCCCAATGGAGATTCCGCTAA
- a CDS encoding nitrous oxide reductase accessory protein NosL translates to MTTTALSRRRLLCAACALPLASLVACGRDENSATPKPAEIETATACELDGMMLAEYAGPKAQVHYVGAAAPVFFCDTVEMFAALLRPEQARSVRAAFAQDMAKADWDKPRGHWFDAKTGFYVAGSKRHGSMGPTIASFAAQADAQKFVGQWGGKVLQFAEVTPAMAELGGGALHDGKM, encoded by the coding sequence ATGACCACCACCGCCCTGTCGCGCCGCCGCCTGCTGTGCGCCGCCTGCGCCCTGCCCCTTGCCTCGCTCGTCGCCTGCGGCCGCGACGAAAACAGCGCCACGCCCAAGCCGGCGGAGATCGAAACAGCCACGGCCTGCGAGCTCGACGGCATGATGCTGGCCGAGTACGCCGGGCCCAAGGCGCAGGTGCACTACGTCGGCGCGGCCGCCCCGGTGTTCTTCTGCGACACGGTGGAGATGTTCGCCGCGCTGCTGCGGCCCGAGCAGGCCCGCAGCGTGCGCGCCGCCTTCGCGCAGGACATGGCGAAGGCCGACTGGGACAAGCCGCGCGGCCACTGGTTCGATGCCAAGACAGGCTTCTACGTGGCCGGCAGCAAGCGCCATGGCTCCATGGGCCCGACGATCGCCAGTTTCGCGGCACAAGCCGATGCGCAGAAGTTCGTCGGCCAATGGGGCGGCAAGGTGCTGCAATTCGCCGAAGTCACGCCCGCCATGGCCGAACTGGGCGGGGGCGCGCTGCACGACGGCAAGATGTAG